Proteins found in one Brachyspira murdochii DSM 12563 genomic segment:
- a CDS encoding DUF3089 domain-containing protein, with translation MIKIKLSIISLITILILACSQNNNENVKANNNYYLENIDYSDSNNWLNLPNNNNGNIDIFYLYPTTWASDDSNFMICPIDYTPMRATVTNKVIMHTSMFEEYGNVYAPFYRQANALYLLNQTNNISKEELNSYLFSTPKDDAIAAFDYFIKNYNNNRPIILMGHSQGAMMIKEILKDYFKDNEYLQKRLIAAYIIGYSVTKEDIEENPHLKFASGEYDTGVIISYNTESPDFNGYNPTLLENSITINPITWTLEETLAAKELSLGANITNENTLINQITNFSDAKVDKVRGVIKCSTADTNIFFTDRAGVFSKGIFHAWDIELYYFDLKANAKKRVEAFMKQNY, from the coding sequence ATGATAAAAATAAAATTATCAATAATATCTTTAATAACTATTTTAATACTAGCATGTTCTCAAAATAACAATGAAAATGTTAAAGCTAATAATAACTATTACTTAGAAAATATTGATTATTCTGATTCAAATAACTGGCTTAATCTTCCTAATAATAACAATGGAAATATAGACATATTTTATCTGTATCCTACTACTTGGGCAAGTGATGACAGCAACTTTATGATATGTCCTATAGATTATACTCCTATGCGTGCCACGGTAACAAATAAAGTAATTATGCATACTAGTATGTTTGAAGAATATGGAAATGTATATGCACCTTTTTATAGACAAGCTAATGCATTGTATTTACTAAATCAAACTAATAATATAAGCAAAGAAGAACTAAACAGCTATTTATTCTCTACTCCTAAAGATGATGCTATAGCCGCATTCGATTATTTTATTAAAAACTATAATAATAATAGACCTATTATATTAATGGGACATTCTCAAGGTGCTATGATGATAAAAGAGATATTGAAGGATTATTTTAAAGATAATGAATATTTGCAGAAAAGACTAATAGCTGCTTATATAATAGGATATTCTGTAACTAAAGAAGATATAGAAGAAAATCCGCATTTAAAATTTGCAAGCGGAGAATATGATACAGGAGTTATAATTTCTTATAATACAGAAAGCCCAGATTTTAATGGCTATAATCCTACACTTCTTGAAAACTCTATAACAATTAACCCTATTACTTGGACTTTAGAAGAAACTTTAGCAGCCAAAGAATTGAGTTTAGGGGCAAATATTACTAATGAAAATACATTAATCAATCAAATTACTAATTTCTCTGATGCTAAGGTTGATAAAGTTAGAGGAGTAATTAAATGTTCTACGGCAGATACTAACATATTTTTTACAGACAGAGCAGGAGTTTTTAGCAAAGGTATTTTTCATGCTTGGGATATAGAACTTTACTATTTTGATTTGAAAGCAAATGCTAAAAAAAGAGTTGAAGCATTTATGAAACAAAATTATTAA
- the uvrC gene encoding excinuclease ABC subunit UvrC, whose product MNQEIKSYIHEKLKRIPDKSGVYFMKDNKETIIYIGKAKSLKKRVSSYFNNSNKDAKTTALVEHIRDIDYILTENEVEALILEAEMIRKHKPHYNILLKDQKSFPFIAVTNEHFPRVIKARNVIDKENAKKYKKYYGPYVAAEKADNIVKFVVENFKLRRCKYDFPLKKPIRPCLYYHIGKCTAPCADLINEEDYDKTIDDAIMVLEGNVDELSVRLRQEMFQHAEKLEFEAAKDLRDKIDLLKYITVEQSIYIPESDDIDIIGAYGENGNYIIVILSVKGGKLADRKTFSMQSPNNDEYYAEKGVSKYSEILSAFFTQYYTHANLIPASISVDFPIIDIDIIKDYLKQISGREVDIRLDKSRKGLMAIANENAKHIFKEKALIREVPLGITRLQEIFKLKKAPSIIESFDIAHIQGSYTMAGMVRFVNGVSDNKNYRIFNMKTVTGIDDFASIKEAVYRRYKRLRDENLTFPDLILIDGGKGQLNSAIEALKELDIKGQPIMALAKKFEEIYLPNRNEPVRLNDNEPARLFLQKVRDETHRWVNTSHGKKRSREMVKSELEGINGLGKKGIEKLYAHFINIDNIKNASFESIRNIPGISYKVANNIYDHFHK is encoded by the coding sequence ATGAATCAGGAAATTAAAAGTTATATACATGAAAAGTTAAAACGTATTCCAGATAAGTCTGGAGTATATTTTATGAAAGACAACAAAGAGACTATAATATATATAGGTAAAGCAAAGTCTCTAAAAAAAAGAGTATCATCATATTTTAATAATTCAAATAAAGATGCTAAAACTACAGCATTGGTAGAGCATATAAGAGATATTGATTATATACTTACAGAAAATGAGGTTGAAGCTTTGATATTAGAAGCAGAGATGATAAGAAAGCATAAGCCTCATTATAATATACTTCTTAAAGATCAGAAATCATTTCCATTTATAGCTGTAACAAATGAACATTTTCCAAGAGTTATAAAGGCTAGAAATGTTATAGATAAAGAAAATGCTAAAAAATATAAAAAGTACTACGGACCTTATGTTGCTGCTGAGAAAGCTGATAATATAGTAAAGTTTGTTGTAGAAAATTTTAAGTTAAGAAGATGCAAATATGATTTCCCATTAAAAAAGCCTATAAGACCTTGCCTTTATTATCATATAGGAAAATGTACTGCTCCATGTGCTGATTTGATAAATGAAGAAGATTATGATAAAACTATTGATGATGCCATTATGGTGCTTGAAGGAAATGTTGATGAGCTTTCTGTAAGACTAAGACAGGAGATGTTTCAGCATGCAGAAAAGTTAGAATTTGAGGCTGCAAAAGATTTGAGAGATAAAATTGATTTGCTTAAATATATAACAGTAGAGCAGAGCATATATATTCCAGAGAGCGATGATATTGATATAATAGGAGCCTATGGAGAGAATGGAAATTATATAATAGTTATTTTATCAGTTAAAGGAGGTAAACTTGCAGACAGAAAAACTTTTAGTATGCAGTCTCCTAATAATGACGAATATTATGCAGAAAAAGGCGTATCAAAATATTCTGAAATACTTTCTGCTTTCTTTACTCAGTATTACACCCATGCTAATTTGATACCTGCATCCATATCTGTAGATTTTCCTATTATAGATATTGATATTATAAAAGATTATTTAAAACAAATATCAGGAAGAGAAGTTGATATAAGACTTGATAAAAGCAGGAAAGGTTTAATGGCTATAGCAAATGAAAATGCCAAACATATATTTAAAGAAAAAGCACTTATCAGAGAAGTTCCTTTAGGTATAACAAGACTTCAGGAAATATTTAAACTTAAAAAAGCTCCTAGCATAATAGAATCTTTCGATATAGCCCATATTCAGGGAAGCTATACTATGGCCGGAATGGTGCGTTTTGTTAATGGGGTATCGGATAATAAAAATTACAGAATATTCAATATGAAAACAGTTACTGGAATAGATGATTTTGCTTCAATAAAAGAGGCAGTATATAGAAGATATAAAAGGCTTAGAGATGAGAATCTTACTTTTCCAGATTTGATACTTATAGACGGAGGAAAGGGACAGCTTAATTCGGCAATAGAGGCATTGAAAGAACTCGATATAAAAGGGCAGCCTATAATGGCATTAGCTAAAAAATTTGAAGAGATATATTTGCCAAATAGAAATGAACCGGTAAGACTTAATGATAATGAACCTGCAAGACTTTTTTTACAGAAGGTAAGAGATGAAACGCATAGATGGGTTAATACCAGTCATGGTAAGAAAAGAAGCAGAGAGATGGTTAAAAGCGAGCTTGAAGGTATAAATGGATTAGGTAAAAAAGGAATAGAAAAACTCTATGCTCATTTTATAAATATAGATAATATCAAAAATGCATCTTTTGAAAGCATAAGAAATATACCGGGCATTAGTTATAAAGTAGCTAATAATATTTACGATCATTTTCATAAATAG
- the trhA gene encoding PAQR family membrane homeostasis protein TrhA, with product MANTSAFQLINRLNSDKLKIDKKNKKIGELYSAVSHGVGALLAIAGLVLMLIKVHGNPMPVIIYGAGIIFLYTFSSLYHFFPDGKVKKLFRKFDHIGIYIFIAATYTPLCIFSLPKNIGILILSVIWGCALIGVLSNTVFKYKNIYLRLILYILMGWIIIFAFKPLLNSFDVLHLNWLIFGGIFYTIGAFLYALGKKFNDKSKQFTHDIFHIFVLAGSFAHYWFLYSYVI from the coding sequence ATGGCTAATACTTCAGCATTTCAGTTAATTAATAGATTAAATAGTGATAAATTGAAAATAGATAAAAAAAATAAAAAAATAGGTGAGCTTTACTCAGCAGTATCCCATGGAGTAGGTGCCTTGCTTGCTATAGCAGGACTTGTACTTATGCTTATAAAGGTGCATGGTAATCCTATGCCTGTTATAATTTATGGTGCGGGTATAATATTTTTATATACATTTAGTTCGCTGTATCACTTTTTCCCAGACGGAAAGGTAAAAAAATTATTTAGAAAATTCGACCATATAGGAATATATATTTTTATAGCAGCAACTTATACTCCGCTTTGTATATTCTCTCTTCCAAAAAATATTGGTATATTGATTTTATCTGTTATATGGGGCTGTGCTTTGATAGGAGTATTGTCAAACACAGTTTTTAAGTACAAAAATATATATTTAAGACTTATTTTATATATACTAATGGGCTGGATAATAATATTCGCTTTTAAACCTTTATTAAATTCTTTTGATGTGCTTCATTTGAATTGGCTTATATTCGGAGGTATATTCTATACTATAGGTGCTTTCTTATATGCCTTGGGTAAAAAATTTAATGATAAATCAAAACAGTTTACGCATGACATATTTCATATATTTGTATTAGCAGGTTCTTTTGCTCACTACTGGTTTTTATATAGTTATGTTATATAG
- the mnmH gene encoding tRNA 2-selenouridine(34) synthase MnmH, with translation MVKRINIDDFLRMQREENLPIIDVRSPIEYSHAHIPNAYNVYLFNDEERKNVGTIYKQVGRKEAVLKGLEYVSVRITDILKSIDNIAKNYNNTNKILMHCFRGGMRSESVAWLCSSYGYDVYVLEGGYKKYRNYVLSSFEKKYRIYLLTGRTGSGKTLILKILKDKGFNVIDLEKIAKHKGSAFGWIDEGEQPSQEQFENLLSYELSKYDINSILWFEDESLLIGRRAVPKSLFNNMRDAEKIIYLDIPLECRAMYIVNTYGKYSIDDLRESILKIEKRLGGERLKESLELLDNGKMYECVLNMLYYYDKAYKLSITDDEKRLVSIECKNQNFDEIVDLILARVKC, from the coding sequence ATGGTTAAGCGTATTAATATAGATGATTTTTTGAGAATGCAGAGAGAAGAAAATTTACCAATAATAGATGTACGTTCTCCTATAGAATATTCACATGCTCATATACCAAATGCATATAATGTTTATTTGTTTAATGATGAAGAGCGTAAGAATGTAGGAACTATTTATAAGCAGGTAGGAAGAAAGGAGGCTGTATTAAAAGGATTAGAATACGTATCTGTAAGAATTACGGATATATTAAAAAGCATAGATAATATAGCAAAAAATTATAATAATACTAATAAAATACTTATGCATTGCTTTAGAGGCGGTATGCGAAGTGAGTCTGTTGCTTGGCTTTGTTCTAGCTATGGATATGATGTTTATGTACTTGAAGGCGGATATAAAAAATATAGAAATTATGTATTATCTTCATTTGAAAAAAAATATAGAATATATCTTCTTACTGGAAGAACTGGAAGCGGAAAAACTCTTATATTAAAAATATTAAAAGATAAAGGTTTTAATGTAATAGATTTAGAGAAAATAGCAAAACATAAAGGATCAGCATTCGGCTGGATAGATGAGGGTGAACAGCCTAGTCAGGAACAATTTGAGAATCTTTTATCTTATGAACTTTCTAAATATGATATTAATTCTATTTTATGGTTTGAAGATGAGAGTCTGCTTATAGGAAGACGTGCTGTACCAAAATCATTATTTAATAATATGAGAGATGCTGAGAAGATAATTTATTTAGATATACCTCTGGAATGCAGAGCTATGTATATAGTTAATACTTATGGAAAATACAGTATTGATGATTTAAGAGAATCTATATTAAAAATAGAAAAACGTTTAGGCGGTGAAAGATTAAAGGAATCATTAGAACTGCTTGATAATGGAAAAATGTATGAATGCGTACTAAATATGCTTTATTATTATGATAAGGCTTATAAACTCAGCATTACTGATGATGAAAAGAGACTTGTATCTATAGAGTGTAAAAATCAGAACTTTGATGAGATAGTAGATTTAATATTAGCAAGAGTGAAATGTTAA
- a CDS encoding radical SAM/SPASM domain-containing protein, which translates to MNNVSVLIKPSSSLCNIKCKYCFYIDEAKNRKIENNGIMTEKVMTAIIDKVLQNADKNVLFSFQGGEPTTAGIEYFNSFIDYVNNRNKKNINVKYSIQTNGILIDDKWGELFKKNNFLVGLSFDMIKDIHDKYRTDKIGNATYNKVLETKKLFDAFNIEYNILTVLTSKLSKYPKDVYKKIKKLNLKYTQFIPCLSDINSNDNNTYSITPKEFSNFYKEIFSLWKEDFFNNIYYSIQFFDNIIPLFGGGYAPMTCGINGICTNQMIIESNGDVFPCDFYCLDNYKLGNIADEDFDNIFYNQKAKDFINEKTDIINNDDYKLCRSCRYFKICKLGCKRMLENMYIDNKDKTFCGYKDFLDYSINDIIKIWKIVSR; encoded by the coding sequence ATGAATAATGTATCAGTATTAATTAAACCCTCATCATCTTTGTGCAATATAAAATGCAAATACTGCTTTTATATAGATGAAGCAAAAAATAGAAAAATAGAAAATAACGGTATTATGACTGAAAAAGTTATGACGGCTATAATAGATAAAGTTCTTCAAAATGCTGATAAAAATGTATTGTTTTCATTTCAAGGCGGAGAGCCAACTACTGCAGGAATAGAATATTTTAATTCGTTTATAGATTATGTTAATAATAGAAATAAAAAAAACATTAATGTAAAATACAGCATACAAACTAATGGCATATTAATAGATGATAAATGGGGTGAGTTATTCAAAAAAAATAATTTTTTAGTTGGACTTTCTTTTGATATGATAAAAGATATTCATGATAAATACAGAACAGACAAAATAGGAAATGCAACATACAACAAAGTATTGGAAACTAAAAAGTTATTTGATGCCTTTAATATAGAATACAACATACTCACAGTATTAACATCTAAACTCTCTAAATACCCTAAAGATGTATATAAGAAAATAAAAAAACTCAATCTAAAATATACTCAGTTTATACCCTGTCTATCTGATATAAACTCAAATGATAATAATACTTATTCAATAACTCCAAAAGAATTTTCAAACTTCTATAAAGAAATATTTTCATTATGGAAAGAAGATTTTTTTAATAATATTTATTACAGCATTCAGTTTTTTGATAATATAATACCATTATTTGGAGGCGGATATGCTCCTATGACCTGCGGTATAAACGGAATATGCACAAACCAGATGATAATAGAAAGTAACGGCGATGTTTTTCCTTGTGATTTTTACTGCTTGGATAATTATAAATTAGGCAATATAGCAGATGAAGATTTTGATAATATTTTTTACAATCAAAAAGCCAAAGATTTTATTAATGAAAAGACTGATATCATAAATAATGATGATTATAAATTATGCCGTTCATGCAGATATTTTAAAATATGCAAATTAGGCTGCAAAAGAATGTTAGAAAATATGTATATAGACAATAAAGATAAAACTTTCTGCGGATATAAGGATTTTCTTGATTATAGTATAAATGACATAATAAAAATATGGAAAATTGTATCAAGATAA
- a CDS encoding BspA family leucine-rich repeat surface protein: MSKYKPETKDELQKLVQDENIYLGDIDTSLITDMSGLFSFEGRKDFSGIENWNTSNVTNMRGMFYNCYSFNEDIEKWNISNVKDMGHLFYNCINFNQNISEWNVSNVTDMRGMFKGCTNFNHPLNKWDTSKVKDMSLMFRGCVDFNQPLDNWDTSNVISAAGMFMNCRNFNQNINNWNVSKLEYANNMFEECWNFNQPLDKWDTSNVISTASMFKHCINFNQNINNWNVSKLEYANSMFEDCYSFNQPLDKWDTSNLKYISNMFKFCYEFNQPLNTWNTSQIIEMDYVFDKAKKFNQPLYKWDTSNVVSMQCLFYDAESFNQTLGTWKVNKVENMIGMLFRSGFQYYDSLENWNIESLEYLGDWSDVISKNIDKLSLKWILYLYAFDNENKIIIKKIEDNIKEIHKIASEIKNKKVQSAKRKLENFYFNDLKEFLNYQLFDTIEQYEENIKLSKKDEKKVSYIENCNVLIKDKSRDVDIKVIKYIYLKYLELKRDIYYLLEIDSIINLLDRESFLTFAKNIYIETHKEAAAVVYSLYGGDEALREIYKKEKDSNFFLIILSSVKRTEYSIKLLYDIYSKTKKSELRENAFNLINKISKEIGLDIDDLELKFSSNFGFDSKGEKVINDDYKLILNSDYSVNVFDIKNNNVLKAAPKNFDDNTKEEIKYIKNEIPKVIKKLSLKLTKSLMYEKKYNYSFFKEVFIDNPLMNKFSSSLIWNLYDKDNLFLTNFRYSNDGSYSNCEDEEINIDENSFISLASPIEMNEETINKWRKQLEDYELIQPIQQLSIIKLDKNNLENEINKLQNIEISYGTFKAFGARYSMTPSYLEYGAVESYNLKLDNNDYFEIKINANNDIDYKDKIKINIQFSNENNTKVSERFIYTLLILMICDFRLTELFD, from the coding sequence ATGTCTAAATACAAACCAGAAACAAAAGATGAACTACAAAAGTTAGTACAAGATGAAAATATTTACTTGGGCGATATTGATACAAGTTTAATTACCGACATGAGCGGACTATTCTCATTTGAAGGAAGAAAAGATTTTTCAGGCATAGAAAATTGGAACACTTCTAATGTTACAAATATGAGAGGAATGTTTTATAATTGCTATAGTTTTAATGAAGATATAGAAAAATGGAATATTTCTAATGTTAAAGATATGGGACATTTATTTTATAACTGCATAAATTTTAATCAAAATATTTCTGAGTGGAATGTATCAAATGTTACAGATATGCGAGGAATGTTTAAAGGCTGTACTAATTTTAATCATCCTCTTAATAAATGGGATACAAGTAAAGTGAAGGATATGTCACTTATGTTTAGAGGCTGTGTAGATTTTAATCAGCCTTTAGATAATTGGGATACTTCTAATGTAATAAGTGCTGCTGGTATGTTTATGAATTGTAGAAATTTCAATCAAAATATTAATAATTGGAATGTTTCTAAATTAGAATATGCAAATAATATGTTTGAAGAATGCTGGAATTTCAACCAGCCTTTAGATAAATGGGATACTTCTAATGTAATAAGTACTGCTAGTATGTTTAAGCATTGTATAAACTTCAATCAAAATATTAATAATTGGAATGTTTCTAAATTAGAATATGCAAATAGTATGTTTGAAGATTGTTATAGTTTTAATCAGCCTTTAGATAAATGGGATACATCTAATTTGAAATATATATCAAATATGTTTAAATTTTGCTATGAATTTAATCAGCCATTAAATACTTGGAATACATCTCAAATTATAGAAATGGATTATGTTTTTGATAAAGCTAAAAAGTTTAATCAGCCTTTGTATAAATGGGACACTTCTAATGTAGTATCTATGCAATGTTTATTTTATGATGCAGAAAGTTTTAATCAGACTTTGGGTACTTGGAAAGTTAATAAAGTAGAAAATATGATTGGAATGTTATTTAGAAGCGGCTTTCAGTATTATGATTCTTTAGAGAATTGGAATATTGAATCTCTTGAGTATTTAGGCGATTGGTCTGATGTTATTTCTAAAAATATAGATAAATTAAGTTTGAAATGGATTTTATATTTGTATGCTTTTGATAATGAAAATAAAATTATAATTAAAAAAATAGAGGATAATATAAAAGAGATTCATAAAATAGCTTCAGAAATAAAAAATAAAAAAGTTCAATCAGCTAAAAGAAAATTAGAAAATTTTTATTTTAATGATTTAAAAGAATTTCTTAATTATCAATTATTTGATACTATTGAACAATATGAAGAAAATATTAAATTAAGTAAAAAAGATGAAAAGAAAGTTTCTTATATAGAAAATTGTAATGTATTAATAAAAGATAAATCAAGAGATGTTGATATAAAAGTTATAAAATATATATACTTAAAATATTTGGAACTTAAAAGAGATATTTATTATTTACTTGAAATTGATTCTATTATTAATTTACTTGACAGAGAAAGTTTTTTAACTTTTGCTAAAAATATTTATATAGAAACACATAAAGAAGCTGCTGCTGTTGTTTATAGTTTGTATGGCGGAGATGAAGCTTTAAGAGAAATATACAAAAAAGAGAAAGACTCTAATTTCTTTTTAATAATTTTATCATCAGTAAAAAGAACAGAATATAGTATTAAATTATTATATGATATCTATTCAAAAACTAAAAAATCAGAATTGAGAGAAAATGCTTTTAATTTAATAAATAAAATATCAAAAGAAATAGGCCTTGATATTGATGATTTAGAATTGAAATTTAGTTCAAATTTTGGCTTTGACTCAAAAGGCGAAAAAGTTATTAATGATGATTATAAATTGATTTTGAATAGTGATTATTCTGTGAATGTATTTGATATAAAAAATAATAATGTATTAAAGGCAGCACCTAAAAATTTTGATGATAACACAAAAGAAGAAATAAAATATATAAAAAATGAAATTCCAAAAGTGATAAAAAAACTTTCTCTAAAATTGACTAAATCATTGATGTATGAGAAAAAATATAATTACAGTTTTTTCAAAGAAGTGTTTATTGATAATCCTTTAATGAATAAATTTTCCTCTTCACTAATATGGAATTTGTATGATAAAGATAATTTATTTTTAACAAACTTTAGATACTCTAATGACGGAAGCTATTCAAACTGCGAAGATGAAGAAATAAATATTGATGAAAATAGTTTCATAAGTTTGGCAAGCCCTATAGAAATGAATGAAGAGACTATAAATAAATGGAGAAAACAATTAGAAGATTATGAATTAATACAGCCTATACAGCAATTAAGTATAATAAAATTAGATAAAAATAATTTGGAAAATGAAATAAACAAATTACAAAACATAGAAATATCTTACGGTACTTTTAAGGCATTCGGTGCTAGATATTCAATGACTCCTAGTTATTTAGAATACGGTGCAGTTGAAAGTTATAATTTAAAACTAGATAATAACGATTATTTTGAAATAAAAATAAATGCAAATAATGATATTGATTATAAAGATAAGATTAAAATAAATATACAATTCTCTAATGAAAATAATACTAAAGTTTCAGAAAGATTTATTTATACTTTACTTATTTTAATGATTTGTGATTTTAGGCTTACAGAATTATTTGATTAA
- a CDS encoding helix-turn-helix domain-containing protein, with protein sequence MNNKNYYTIILSSVRYDKRLKSLSKLIYGEILALTNDKGYCWANNNYFADIYSVSKDTISRSIKQLEKYNYIKCVYDKTKQNNEKRKIYIKKFNLVPAKNTIQYSENCDDGIDKKAEDNNKYNNLNNKDSELKNTNQLNKTDTNKIDNKQYSPSPDFDLFINELIDTFNFLTGNKASKLYHLHSFKTKGKQEEIKSIFEDRKYDWKGCINLAKEKVKDKDNLSGIWLDFLSYLKIYLIKGDRENSIKRHYSKEELIKREKILKERELIKIQREKEEQLKMLEEEKRLGFNNMTEDEIIEFTKKSLMHLKRA encoded by the coding sequence ATGAATAATAAAAACTATTATACTATAATACTTTCAAGTGTAAGATATGATAAGAGATTAAAATCATTATCAAAACTTATTTACGGAGAAATACTAGCACTTACCAATGATAAAGGCTACTGCTGGGCTAATAATAATTACTTTGCAGATATTTATTCTGTGAGTAAAGATACTATTTCAAGGTCTATAAAACAGCTTGAAAAATATAATTATATAAAATGCGTATATGACAAAACTAAACAAAATAATGAGAAGAGAAAAATATATATAAAAAAATTTAATCTTGTACCAGCAAAAAACACTATACAGTATAGTGAAAATTGTGATGACGGTATAGACAAAAAAGCAGAAGATAATAATAAATATAATAACTTAAATAATAAAGATAGTGAACTAAAAAATACAAATCAATTAAATAAAACAGATACAAATAAAATAGATAATAAACAATATTCTCCCTCTCCTGATTTTGATTTATTTATTAATGAGCTTATCGATACTTTTAATTTTCTTACTGGAAATAAAGCAAGTAAATTATATCATCTTCATTCTTTTAAGACTAAAGGCAAGCAGGAAGAGATTAAATCAATTTTTGAAGATAGGAAGTATGATTGGAAAGGCTGTATTAATTTAGCAAAGGAGAAAGTGAAAGATAAAGATAATTTATCAGGTATATGGCTTGATTTTTTAAGTTATTTAAAAATATATTTAATAAAAGGAGACAGAGAAAACAGTATTAAAAGACATTACAGCAAAGAGGAGTTGATAAAAAGAGAAAAAATCTTAAAAGAAAGAGAGTTAATTAAAATACAAAGAGAGAAGGAAGAACAATTAAAAATGCTTGAAGAAGAAAAAAGACTTGGATTTAATAATATGACAGAAGATGAAATAATTGAGTTTACAAAGAAGAGCTTGATGCATTTAAAAAGGGCTTGA